The following proteins come from a genomic window of Terribacillus aidingensis:
- a CDS encoding biotin-dependent carboxyltransferase family protein, with translation MGRKLFQVIKPGLLTTFQDLGRTGYQEYGVVVAGAMDDFSLQIANLLVGNKRDEAGLEVTMMGPVLKVLEDAVIAITGGNLSPRVNGQPAPMWKSFAVKEGQLIEFGQPLEGIRSYISVAGGFDLPAVMGSNSTYLKAKIGGLNGRALEKEDILYGTENPHAVTGRSLHYDEIPKYEKEVTARVILGPHQDAFTDEAIKTFLSSSYEITPQSDRMGYRLKGPELWHKITADIISEAIPLGGIQVPANGQPIILMADRQTTGGYTRIATVISADIPLLAQAAPGAHVRFKEVGMDEAQDLYFKKQKIVSVLEKIIV, from the coding sequence ATGGGTAGAAAGCTGTTTCAAGTGATCAAGCCCGGACTGCTGACAACTTTTCAGGATCTCGGCCGTACTGGCTACCAGGAATATGGTGTAGTTGTAGCAGGTGCGATGGATGATTTCTCGCTGCAAATTGCCAACCTTCTCGTTGGAAATAAACGTGACGAGGCAGGGCTCGAAGTAACAATGATGGGACCGGTACTCAAGGTGCTGGAGGATGCTGTCATTGCGATAACTGGAGGAAATCTGTCGCCAAGAGTGAATGGGCAGCCTGCGCCGATGTGGAAGAGTTTTGCCGTGAAAGAGGGCCAGCTAATCGAATTCGGTCAGCCATTGGAAGGGATTCGCTCTTATATCAGCGTGGCAGGCGGCTTTGACTTGCCAGCTGTAATGGGCAGCAACTCTACGTATCTGAAGGCAAAAATCGGCGGTCTGAACGGACGTGCTCTTGAGAAGGAAGACATTCTGTACGGTACTGAGAATCCTCATGCAGTAACGGGGCGTTCCCTTCATTACGATGAAATACCTAAGTACGAGAAGGAAGTCACTGCAAGAGTCATCCTAGGGCCGCATCAAGATGCTTTCACAGATGAGGCTATCAAAACATTCCTATCATCGAGCTATGAAATCACTCCTCAGTCAGACCGTATGGGGTATCGTCTGAAAGGTCCGGAACTATGGCACAAAATAACTGCTGACATAATCTCGGAAGCTATCCCGCTTGGCGGAATTCAAGTGCCTGCCAATGGTCAGCCGATTATTCTGATGGCGGACCGGCAGACAACAGGAGGATATACAAGGATAGCGACAGTAATATCCGCGGATATTCCGTTGTTAGCGCAAGCAGCACCGGGAGCGCACGTTCGCTTCAAAGAAGTCGGAATGGATGAAGCACAGGATCTTTATTTCAAAAAACAAAAAATTGTAAGTGTACTTGAGAAGATAATTGTGTAA
- the pxpB gene encoding 5-oxoprolinase subunit PxpB, protein MKLTYHPLGDTGIQLVFGQTISEETNQKIRLFAELLKAEQIEGIIEWVPAYTTLSIFYRPDKVRYQALLEKLERLYENIQGGAAEAASLVYEIPTYYGGETGPDLNFVADHNGLSVEDVIRIHSSQDYLIYMMGFVPGFPYLGGMSEEIATPRRSDPRPKIAAGSVGIAGSQTGVYPLETPGGWQLIGQTPLKLYDPEREQPILLTSGSYLRFVPISKEEYDSITEAVRLGEYKIVSKEK, encoded by the coding sequence ATGAAGCTTACCTATCATCCGCTAGGAGATACGGGCATTCAGCTCGTTTTCGGACAGACGATCTCAGAGGAAACAAATCAGAAAATCCGGTTGTTCGCGGAGCTGCTTAAGGCGGAACAGATTGAGGGAATTATTGAATGGGTACCAGCTTATACGACTTTATCCATCTTTTATCGTCCTGATAAGGTCCGCTACCAGGCGCTTCTGGAAAAATTGGAGCGTCTATATGAGAATATTCAAGGAGGGGCGGCCGAGGCTGCTTCTCTTGTTTATGAAATTCCTACCTACTATGGCGGGGAGACAGGCCCTGATTTGAATTTCGTTGCGGATCATAACGGTCTGTCAGTAGAAGATGTCATCCGCATCCATTCGAGTCAGGATTATTTGATTTATATGATGGGATTTGTACCGGGCTTTCCGTACCTGGGCGGTATGTCAGAAGAAATTGCGACACCACGCCGTTCGGATCCTCGACCAAAAATTGCAGCAGGCTCTGTAGGGATAGCTGGATCACAGACGGGCGTTTATCCACTGGAAACTCCGGGAGGCTGGCAGCTCATCGGTCAGACACCATTGAAATTATATGATCCGGAAAGAGAGCAGCCAATTTTATTGACTTCCGGGTCTTATCTGCGGTTTGTCCCAATTTCGAAAGAAGAGTACGATTCAATTACGGAAGCAGTTCGTCTTGGGGAATATAAGATTGTAAGTAAGGAAAAGTAA
- a CDS encoding 5-oxoprolinase subunit PxpA — MKTIDLNSDLGESFGAYTIGNDEEVLKYISSANIACGFHAGDHNVMLETVKTAAELGVGIGAHPGFPDLAGFGRREMKLSPKEIYNLVVYQVGAMQGAAKACGTYVQHVKPHGALYNMASKDSAIAEAIATAVHAVDSKLVLFGLAGSELVRAGEKAGLNVAQEVFADRTYQADGTLTPRSQANAMIHDVTVAVDRVIRMIQEGKVTAVDGTDINIQADTICVHGDEPEALQFVQQLRERLQAEQITIQNFGVEHHG; from the coding sequence ATGAAGACGATTGATTTAAACAGTGATTTAGGGGAGAGTTTTGGCGCCTATACAATTGGTAATGACGAGGAAGTGTTGAAATACATATCATCTGCCAATATTGCATGCGGATTCCATGCAGGTGACCATAATGTCATGCTTGAAACGGTTAAAACAGCAGCCGAACTTGGTGTTGGAATCGGTGCTCATCCAGGCTTCCCCGACTTAGCCGGTTTTGGCCGTCGGGAAATGAAGCTGTCTCCGAAGGAAATCTATAACCTTGTTGTTTACCAGGTAGGCGCAATGCAAGGAGCAGCCAAGGCCTGCGGTACATATGTTCAGCATGTGAAGCCGCACGGAGCGCTATATAATATGGCATCGAAAGACTCTGCTATTGCAGAAGCAATCGCGACAGCAGTGCATGCGGTCGATTCGAAGTTAGTACTGTTCGGTTTGGCCGGTAGTGAACTAGTACGTGCGGGAGAGAAAGCTGGACTGAACGTTGCGCAGGAGGTCTTTGCTGACAGGACGTATCAGGCAGATGGAACGCTGACACCTCGTTCTCAAGCAAATGCTATGATTCACGACGTGACAGTTGCGGTTGATCGTGTCATTCGTATGATTCAAGAAGGTAAAGTAACTGCCGTTGATGGAACAGATATTAACATTCAAGCAGATACAATTTGTGTGCATGGAGATGAACCGGAAGCACTGCAATTCGTCCAGCAGCTCCGTGAAAGACTTCAAGCAGAACAAATCACGATTCAGAATTTCGGAGTCGAGCATCATGGGTAG
- a CDS encoding NRAMP family divalent metal transporter, whose product MASKEKELQQQQSSKGKWGVLLGAAFLMGSSAIGPGFLTQTAVFTDQLLASFGFVILMSIILDVGVQMNIWRIIAVSRMRGQDIANKVLPGLGYFLAFAVALGGLAFNIGNVGGAGLGLNVLFGIDTIIGAIITGIIAIGIFLSKEAGAAMDQIARILGLIMILLTLYVAFRSEPPVGEAVLRTFAPEQIDVFAIITLVGGTVGGYITFAGGHRLLDAGISGKESLRQVTQSSVSGVLIASIMRIFLFLAVLGVVVTGFKLDASNPAASVFQEAAGTLGYKMFGLILWAAGITSVIGAAYTSVSFLKTLSKWVARNEKLVTILFIVVSTIIFSFIGEPVTLLVIAGAINGLILPIGLGVLLVAAYKKSIVGDYKHPLWLTIFGGIVLLATTYLAVVTLINQAQKLF is encoded by the coding sequence ATGGCGTCAAAAGAAAAAGAATTACAACAGCAGCAGTCTTCCAAAGGAAAATGGGGCGTCCTATTAGGAGCAGCATTCCTGATGGGTTCATCAGCAATCGGACCAGGGTTCCTGACTCAAACAGCTGTTTTCACTGATCAATTATTAGCAAGCTTCGGCTTTGTTATTCTTATGAGTATCATTCTGGATGTTGGTGTACAGATGAATATCTGGCGAATTATTGCCGTTTCCAGAATGCGCGGACAGGATATCGCAAATAAAGTATTGCCAGGGTTAGGATACTTCCTTGCTTTTGCAGTCGCATTGGGCGGTCTTGCATTTAATATCGGGAACGTCGGTGGTGCGGGACTTGGTTTGAACGTATTATTCGGAATCGATACAATTATTGGTGCAATCATTACTGGTATTATCGCTATTGGTATATTCCTTTCCAAAGAAGCAGGAGCGGCAATGGATCAGATTGCGCGCATTCTTGGGTTGATTATGATTTTGCTGACATTGTACGTTGCATTCCGCAGTGAACCGCCAGTCGGAGAAGCTGTTTTGCGTACATTTGCTCCAGAACAAATTGATGTGTTTGCAATCATTACACTCGTTGGTGGTACTGTTGGCGGTTATATCACATTTGCAGGCGGTCACCGTCTTTTGGATGCTGGTATTTCCGGTAAAGAAAGTCTGCGTCAAGTAACACAAAGTTCTGTTTCAGGTGTTTTGATTGCGTCAATCATGCGTATCTTCCTGTTCCTTGCTGTGCTAGGAGTCGTGGTGACAGGCTTTAAGTTGGATGCAAGTAACCCCGCTGCCTCTGTTTTCCAGGAAGCTGCTGGTACACTTGGATATAAAATGTTCGGTCTGATTTTATGGGCTGCGGGTATTACATCTGTAATTGGCGCGGCTTATACATCCGTTTCATTCCTGAAGACATTGTCCAAATGGGTTGCGAGGAATGAGAAGCTAGTTACAATTTTGTTCATTGTAGTATCAACAATCATCTTCTCCTTCATCGGCGAACCAGTGACATTGTTAGTTATCGCAGGTGCCATTAACGGGCTTATTTTGCCTATCGGGCTTGGTGTATTGTTAGTAGCGGCTTATAAGAAATCTATCGTCGGAGACTACAAACATCCGCTATGGCTTACGATCTTTGGTGGTATAGTGCTTTTAGCAACTACTTATTTGGCGGTTGTGACATTGATTAACCAAGCGCAGAAATTGTTCTAA